TATGcagatattaatattaatattaatattaataattccatttcttttctcAGAATTTgacttatttcatattttacttgttttcTTGGTCGTTGACTTCATACACATATCTAAATATCCAACAATCTCGTCCTGTAGATGAATAAAGGCCATGGATAAATCTCAATTAATAGTTGGAATTACtccaaaaatgaaaataatttcgacAGAATAAGCGAGCTGAAAGCATTTGATGAACCAAAGCTGGTGTGAAGGGACTAGGTGATGTCGGAATCACAAAAGTCCCTCGAATTTTCTTTTCTCCACCAGATAAATTTCAAAAGGACTCCAATCCCACCATCAATCCTGGATTCAGTATCCCAGTTTTGGATCTTGATGGGATCGAAAATGACCTGCTTCGTCGAAAAAATATAGTAGACAGAATCCGTGATGCATCTGTGACTTGGGGTTTCTTTCAAGTGATTAATCATGGGACTGGAGTGAGTGTTTTGGATGAAATGCTGGCTGGGATAGGAGGTTTTATGAGCAGGATAATGGAAGTGAAAAAAGAGTAGTGGTATACAAGAGACGGGATGAAAACAGTGGCGTACAACAGTAATTTTTATCTGTACAGAGCTGCATCGGCTAATTGGAGGGATACTACTTGCTGCAATATGGCTCCTCCGATTCTAAATCCAGAAGAATTTCAAGAGGCATGCAggtaatttttcaacaaaaaaaaaaactaatattttttagtATAATTTTTTACTGGAAGCATATTTTTAATGATACGATTATTTCAGTTTTGGTACTCGAAGCCATATTTGGAGAAAGATAAAGGATTATAGTAGCGTGGAAATTGTACATGGTTCGTATATAGATTGGAAGAATTACAGTTGATCGATTTTGTTGTATAGCAGATGCAAAGGCATCGAGTCAACGTAGAAGAATTACACAGTTGgtcgatttaaaagatttgagttttaGAATATTGGTCAAGAATATAAAATCTATGTCCACGGCAGAGTttaatttgagagaaaaacaaaaCCTCCGtcgataataaatattttaaaggcTTAAGAATTGAGCGGTCTCCTCAGTTATTCTTTTGACATTGAACATTCCAAGCATGTGAAAAAGATGGGTCGACTTTTGTTAGTAGATCTACTATCGAAGGCTCTCGGTCTCGACCCTAGTTCAGATCTGAACAACACATGTTGTTCAGATGGGGCTAGCCATCTTGTATCACTATTACCCTGTATGCCCTGACCCTGAGTTGACCTTAGGAGCAAGCAAACATGCTGACTACGACTTTCTCACTGTTCTACTTCAAGACAACATTGTCAACATAGGAGGCTTCCAAGTGCTTTGTCATGATCAGTTGATTGATATTACCCTTGTGCCAGGAGCTATAGTAATCAACAATATTGGAGACCTTTTACAGGCACTTTTCTTTCTACTACTTTGCCTTATTCCCGTGGTTGTATCCCCGTGCTAATTTACTGTAATCTCGAATGTTTTTAACAGCTGATGTCAAATGACAAGTTTAAAAGCGGGCAACACAGCGAATCTTGCTGCCCAAGAGTATCTGTGGCATGCTTCTTTACTACTGGTTTGATGCCATCATCAAAACTATATGGACCCATCAAAGAACTGCTGTCTGAAGAGAACCCTCAAAAATACAGGGCAACAACAGTCCAAGAGTAATCACTGCACTACAATACAAAATGTCTAGTTGGGACTTCTGCTTTATTAGATTTCAGGTTATAAATCGACGTTTCAAGATCTGCCTGTCGTCTAACAGTATTTGGGTGCAATGAATGACATCTGTTTCTTGTTTCTTGTTTTGTACGATCTGGAAAATTCGACTCTAAATTGTATCATATCACGTGACATCTTGAAAGTGTTGATATCCCATCACTGGTACCTTGAATTTAAAACCGTTCTTTCGTATTGTTGGACTTTGGACTATtggatttttttctattttgaaTGGATGAGATTAGATAAATACATTTTGGGCTTGTTATCACACCTTTTTAAATACTGAGTCATCCCGATATTTGCAAATTGTACCATAACACTAATTGAAGGAACATGGGTCTAAAGTTCAACTTTTTAATATTGTCAATTTTATACCATATTATTTGCACAAATTTTGTAAATGTTGACGTATCAAGTATAAAAGTACCAACttgagtaaaaaataataaaattctaCCTTCTAAGAATTCCAATTTGATTGTAAATTATAGTTTTTTATGCCAATAAATACATTAAAAACAAaggattttaaagaaaaataaaactgcaactaaaaaataaatttctagaTATGATCACACAATGAAGggaaatcaaaaaatatataaattgtcATTGTCCTAAATTTAATGGGCTTATCCAGTTCGACCCAGAAAATTAATGAATTGTCATTGTCCTAAAATAATAgcgtaataaaatatatatttgtcttTTTGGTGGAATAGCTATAATCTTCCAAATTATGTGTCAGAGATAACTATTTCTCACACCTTATTGTTTATAAAGGAAATTGGCTTTCAGTCTCccgccgtcgtttttttttgttcagtctttggatatttttttagtatcacatttctacatgaagtgtaccacaatttgtatgccatagtaccacaattttgtggataggaagtgaatccaaaaaaatattttgattgaggatttttcactAACTTCCCCCTTGTTTATATCCTTATCTTTACGTGTTATTTCAAAAATGGCGGCAacgacttgaaataaaatattcatagcAAAGTGCCGTAAATACCTATTAATAAATGTGTTATTTAAACCACTACTATGATGTGTCAAGTTACCAGATCAGATAATCAATGCGAATTAAATATATCTCTGTcgtgataaatttattttatatgtaagacgaacagtttaaaatttttttttaatcgtcGTGTTCatatattgtttaaaaattatcataGATCTCTAATGCCGACGTTGTAATGTTGTAATGTCATTCAGATGAAAaagattaaatttgaaaaaaatataagttaGCGGATTAATATCGTAATTTGATCTATAACATgatcaaacataaaaaaaatatgcaaattaaATGAATgagaatatattttttacttttttatttatataattcgGTTGTGTAAGTGTGAGAAAACAAGAATATAACTTAATAAAATTGTTATAAATACACTTGcaggaattaagaaaatgttaaATTAGTAAACTGATTTCCCacaataaatcttaaaaaaagtTATTGATTAGACTAAATACATAATATCTCCTGCAGGTGATCTCAAAGAGTAGCTTGGATGATAAGATATAGTGAGCTCCTACTAATATATCGGGAGTTCAATATCTTCTTGTCTCTGTCGTCTCAGTTTTGAACTTGTTACACATGTATTGTAAGATATAGTTTATCTGGTCAGCGTAGTTTCCAAACTACTGCGTTGATCCTTCGGATTTACTCAGAGGAAAAAAACGACTGCGGATTTTCATggttatatacatatatatatatatatgtgtgtgtgtcctAATCTCATATATATGGATGAAAATATGATCCAGTCAATTGCTTAGACGAATTTTAACACGTGACAATATCAAATGTCAATTGTTTGACATCAGCTATGACGAAGTAGCCAGCCCACCGTTGATGTGATTTACTAAACTGTATATCTTAACTTGTCTCTTCAATTCACTTACATAGACCATTATGTCTATAAATCAGTTACACGATCACCAGGCTGTCAGGTACTAATCTTACAGTGCTCTACCATTACATCTAATGGCAGGAGTAACACCAGGATTCCCCACAAGTAACCAGGAGTATGACAGAATGGAAATGCTCCAGGCTTTCGATGAAACTAGAGCTGGTGTCAAGGGCCTGTTAGATTCTGGAATACAGAAAATTCCCAGGATTTTTATCAGGCCATATGAGGAGCTATTGCAGGAATCATCAACTTATAAACGGGCAAATGTCCAGGTTCCTGTAATTGATCTCAGTGAAATTCGGAATCCCGACAGGCGGAAACTGGTCGTCGAGGAAGCAAGAATTGCATCGGTCACATGGGGTTTTTTCCAGGTTATAAATCATGGGATTCCATTGCCTGTTCTTGATGGGATGATTGAAGGTGTGCGCGAATTTAACGAGAGAGATTCGGAGGAGAAAAAGAAGTATTATACGCGAGACAACACAAAATCTGTAAGATTTAGCAGTACCTACGATCTTTTTACATCAAGAACTGCTAGTTGGAGGGATACTTTGACCCTTTCGTTTTCGGATCCTGACCATCCCACTGATCGAAACGAACTGCCAGCTTCTTGCAGGTTAATTTGATCACCCCCTTTTTGTTAAGGAATATATGATTCCATGGTCTAATATCTACCGAATGATGATGGTTTGCAATTTGTAGGGAATCTGCTATTCAATACTCCAAACATGTAGAAATATTGGGGAATCTCTTACTGGGATTATTATCCGATGCTCTTGGACTTCAAACCGATTGTTTGAAAAATATGGAATGCTCGAAAGGGCATCGTCTGCACTGCCACTACTATCCAGCATGCCCGGAGCCAGAACTGAGTATTGGAACTGGCAAGCATTCTGATGCAGGATTCCTCACTATTCTGCTGCAAAACCAAATTAGGACAGGTCTCCAGGTTATGTATGAAGGTCAATGGGTCGATATTGAGCCATTGAGAGGTGCTCTGGTCGTAAATATCGGGGATCTTCTCCAGgtacatacgtacatacatacatacatacatacataatcGT
This genomic stretch from Primulina huaijiensis isolate GDHJ02 unplaced genomic scaffold, ASM1229523v2 scaffold32373_ERROPOS134592+, whole genome shotgun sequence harbors:
- the LOC140968059 gene encoding 1-aminocyclopropane-1-carboxylate oxidase homolog 9-like, translated to MGLAILYHYYPVCPDPELTLGASKHADYDFLTVLLQDNIVNIGGFQVLCHDQLIDITLVPGAIVINNIGDLLQLMSNDKFKSGQHSESCCPRVSVACFFTTGLMPSSKLYGPIKELLSEENPQKYRATTVQE
- the LOC140968061 gene encoding 1-aminocyclopropane-1-carboxylate oxidase homolog 1-like, with translation MAGVTPGFPTSNQEYDRMEMLQAFDETRAGVKGLLDSGIQKIPRIFIRPYEELLQESSTYKRANVQVPVIDLSEIRNPDRRKLVVEEARIASVTWGFFQVINHGIPLPVLDGMIEGVREFNERDSEEKKKYYTRDNTKSVRFSSTYDLFTSRTASWRDTLTLSFSDPDHPTDRNELPASCRESAIQYSKHVEILGNLLLGLLSDALGLQTDCLKNMECSKGHRLHCHYYPACPEPELSIGTGKHSDAGFLTILLQNQIRTGLQVMYEGQWVDIEPLRGALVVNIGDLLQLVSNGKFRSNEHRAISNEIGPRISVACFFSGPLNEAKIYGPIKELISQESPPLYRDVVLSDYVAKFLSAGLDNYRALDYYKF